ATTTATTGGCGCATGCATGCTTAACACACTCCCGTCACTGCGCTTGTAATCATACTTTCCGGCCTTGGTTCGGGTGTGCAACTGAAAAGCTTTTGTACTGCTAGCCAGATCATATAAAGTAAACTCTAGCATAATCCAGTTATTTTGTGGTGCTTCCAATTGGCCAGTAGAGTACCTTTCGGCAATACTTAAGGGAGGGGTGCTGCTTGACTGTCCTAAAACTTTTCCTACCAGTAAATAGCGAGCCCGAGTGGCTTCATAGAGCTTGACTAGAAAAGGTACGTCAATTTCCCAGATAGGCTCAACATACGATATATTTTTATAAAAAATATTCTGTACAGTATCATAAGGTATAACCTCTAAAGTATTACAATCACTGTACAAGTTTTGCATTAAGCGCGTAGCATTTTCAGCAATTATATCATCGGGTGCATTCTGAAATTTAGCTACGATTAACTGGCTGTTTTCTTGATAGTCATACCCATAAAAAGGAGTAACGGAATAGGTGGTTTTTGAACACCCGTAACTGCATACAGCAATAAATATTAATACAATATATTTTGAATATAAAAATCGTAGTTTCCTATTTCTCAAATTAATGAAACTATAATTTCTAATTAGCCATTGTCTTTCCATTTTAATGGTTTTTTCTCTTGTAGTCACCCTATAAGATGAGCCGTTTACTTTTTGTATGTCGGTTGGCAGCATTGAGCTTAAATTATTATAAACCCAGGTCTGCAAATCTTAATCTTCTTTCATCAGGTAGATACCAGTTAGCAATAGTATACTGGCAAAGGTTATTAAGTTGATCCCTCCACCGCTCATTGTAAATTGTTTCTTCATTACTACATTAATGTAGGTTAGAGCCGCTAAAAGTAAGCTCACTAGTACTAAAAATATGCCCAGATATACTTTCATAAGCTTTGGTTATGTTTAAAATACACTTTAGCCTTATGCGGTATCAATATATAATAAACTGAGAGTTTTTCATGCTTAAATTTTTAATTTTAAGTGATTTCACTCTACATTTACTTGTTGCCTTACTCGGGCTTTATGATTTAAGTTTAGCTTACACTAGCAGGAGTGGTAAACAGTAATATTGTTGGTTTGATAATTGTTGTGCAGATTAAGAGTAAATAGAACAACTAGCTAGATAAGAGATTGATTTTGCATAATCAGGCACAGGGACCTATCGGTATTTTTGACTCCGGCTACGGGGGGCTCACCATCTTTCGGGAAATTGTAAAGCAACTTCCTCAGTACGACTATATCTACCTGGGAGACAATGCACGCGTACCGTATGGCATACGTTCTTATGAGACGGTCTACCGCTACACTTTGGAGTGCGTACGGCACCTTTTTGATATGGGCTGCCGCCTGGTCATACTTGCATGTAATACTGCTTCTGCCAAAGCACTACGAACTATTCAGCAGAGAGACCTTCCTAAACTAGACCCATATAGGCGGGTATTGGGTGTAATTAGGCCTACTACCGAAATCATAGGAAACCTCTCTCAAAGTGGTCATGTAGGAATATTGGCAACTGCCGGTACAGTAAAATCAGAGTCTTATGTAATAGAGATTAACAAGTTTTTTCCTCAGGTGAAAGTTTTTCAGGAAGCTTGCCCCATGTGGGTGCCGCTGGTAGAGAATAATGAACACGAGTCTGATGGGGCCAACTATTTCATTCAAAAACACCTGAACCAGCTACTTACGCAGTCTGCGGAAATTGATACGATTGCACTAGCCTGTACGCATTACCCTTTGCTGAGCAGCAAGATTAGCCATTTTCTTCCTTCTCATATCAAATTACTGACCCAGGGAGAGATAGTTACCCAGAGCCTTATCCAGTACCTGGGGCATCACCCTGATCTGGAAGAGCGCTGTAGCAAAAAGGGAGAAGTAGCTTTTTATACCACTGAGTCTACAGAAGACTTTGATACTAAAGCTACTATCTTCCTAGGCCATAGCGTTAACTCACGGCACCTGGAACTCTAAAAATGACCGTTTTTTAGTTGTATTCCAGTTGGGCATACATCTTTACATAAGCCGAAGGAGACATGTTTTTCAGGGCTTTAAACTGACGGTTAAAGTTAGAGATATTATTATAGCCAGACTCAAAGCAGACTTCGGCAATGTTGTAACGGTGTTCCTGTAATAACTTACAGGCATAGCCAATTCTAACCTCGTTCAAAAACTGGGTAAAAGTCTTTTTGTTGATGCTTTTAAAGTAACGGCTAAAGGCAGAAGGATTCATATTAGCCAGCTCCGCAACCATATCAAGTGATACTTCCTGCTTAAAGTTGTTCATAATATATTCGTATACCACAATAAGCTTACTGTTTTGCTTACTTTTAAAGCTATCTACAAAGCCAGCACTGGAGAGAGGTTTTGACTGATGGTGAGTAGAAAGCACGTTAAGTACCTTCAAAAGTTGCATTACCTTATCAAAACCTTCCATTTCAAACATACGCTCTACTTTTTGGGCAATGATTCGGTTAGTCATACCTTCAAATTTTATCCCTCTGCGTGAGCGTTCAAATAGATTTTTAATGTTGGAGAGCTCCGGAATATTAAATAAGCTGCCTGCAAAATTTTCACTGAAATGGATAACATACGCCTGAGCCTGTAGGTCGGAGTCTTCTTCAAAATAGTTTTTATCGTTCAGCCAAAGATGGGGGAGGTTACGTCCCAGCAGGACAATTTCACCGGGAGAAAATTTTTCTATACTGTCTCCCACAAAGCGAGTGCCTGTACTTTCTTTTACAATGACTAGCTCCAGTTCAGGATGATAGTGCCACTTTTTCAGGAAGCTTGGGTATACATGATGTTCTAAAGAAAAGGAATTGTTTTGATGGATGGTTCGGCTGATCAACTCGGCTTTCATAGACGTTCATTTTATATGTGATTTTATCACTTAATCAAAATCTGTTGATAAATTTGGTCTTTTTATGCATTAAAATCAATATAAATAGCTTGTGTTGCAAAAAAAGTATTGTTTGGAGTGGATGTAAAGGTAGCTCCTATGCTACAAAGAGAGTAACTTGTTAGTTGATTTAGAGAAATATGCAGCAATATACTATAACTACTATAATTACAACAACCTATGTATTTACTAAGCCTATTCATTTCGAAACAGGGGAGGAGATCCTGTAGATTCTTATTTATTATATTTTGGCTGATAGCCACCTCCTCTTTTGCACAGCAGCTAACAGTTAGCGGGCATGTTACAGATAGCGAAAACGAGCCTTTACCCGGGGTTACAGTACTGGAAAAAGGAACTACTAACGGTACCGTAACTGATATAGAAGGTAATTATCGTCTCACTTTAAGTAGTGAGGGAAATAAAGTTTTAGTCTTTTCTTCTATTGGTTATCTCTCTCAGGAGATGGAAGTGGGGAATAAAAAAACTATAGATGTGTCTTTAGAAGTAGACACCAAGCAACTGGAGGAAGTAGTAGTAGTAGGTTACGGAACTCAAAAAAGGGCAAACGTTACCGGTGCGATTGGGTCTATCTCTACCAAAAATATCAATAACGTAACTACCGGAAATTCTGCCGGTCTCATACAGGGTAAAGTGGCAGGTGTAAGAGTAGAAAATGGAGGAGGGGCACCAGGAGCGGGCGTGAATATTGTTATTCGTGGCTCAGGTACTTTAGGGAACGACCAGCCTCTTTATGTAATTGATGGCAATATTACCAACTCTATGTCTTTTCTCAATCCTAATGACATAGAATCAGTAGAAGTACTAAAAGACGCTGCGGCCGCAGCTATTTATGGTAACCGAGCAGCTAATGGAGTAATTATTATTACTACCAAGCGCGGTACTGCCGGAGAAACTCAAATTAATTTTAGCAGCAAACTAGGAATACAAGGGCCTACTAATACTTTTGATTTTCTAAATGCACAGCAGTATGCAGACTTTCGTAATCTGGCTAATGATAATGACGGACAGCCCCGGGCATTGGCAAATGACGCAGAATTTGACCCAACAATAGATACTGACTGGCAGGATTTATCAATTAATCCTGCTCCGGTTACTGATCTTAACCTTAGCATCTCAGGGGGTAACCAGAATACTACATATTTTATCTCCAGTCAGTATTTTGACCAGGAAGGAATCGTGGTGGATTCAGATTTCAAGCGATATAATTTCAGAGCTAATTCTGCTTTTACCAAAGGAAGGTTTAAAATTGAAGAGTCATTATCCATAGCCCGTGAGGTAAATAACCCTAATACTTACTTTGGACGTGAACGGGGAGAGTTGCCCACCATTCCTGTATATGATGAAAATAATGACGGAGGCTTTGCCGGAATTGAGCCGGCGTATCATGGAGTAGCAAGAGGCATAAACTGGTATGGACTAGCCAAGCTGAATGATAATCGTTATACCACCGATGGTATACTGGGCAATGTAAGTGCAGAATATGAGTTTTTAGACGGTCTTAGTTATAAGCTAAACGTAGGTATAGACTATACTGTAGTGCATAACTATAATTTTACCCCTACCTTTTTCTTTAGTACTTCTCAGGAAGCTTTTAATGATGTAGCTGATCTTAACGAAAGTGTGGCACGTAGCCTGGGTACACTAATAGAAAATACCGTAAACTATAACAAAGCTTTTGAAAAACATGAGGTAGACCTGCTTGCCGGGTTTACACAACAAGTTGGAGAAACCAGATTGGTGGGTGCGCAAGTTACAGATTTTGCTACCAATGACCTCAGGGTAGTAGATGCTGCCAATGAAGAAATTAACTCTTATGGAAATTTGCAGCGAAATGCCCTTCAGTCTTTACTGGGAAGAGTCAACTACAATTATGATGGAAAGTATCTGTTTAGTGCTACTGTGCGCCGAGATGGTTCATCGCGATTTACAGAAGAAAATCGTTACGGTACTTTTCCTTCAATTTCGCTAGGCTGGCGTATTAGCGACGAGGCATTCTTCCCTGAAGGACTGCTTAGTGATCTTAAACTTAGAGGAAGCTATGGCGAGCTTGGATCACAAAATATAGGTAATTACGTAACCATCACCGGCCTGAATATCTATACCGATTACTTCTTTGATGGAGGTAGACAATCAGGTACCGCTCTAACTAATTTTGCTAATCCTAATGTAGTTTGGGAAACCACCAAGACCACCGATATAGGAGCAGATCTTGGACTGATGGATGATAAAATCATTCTTACATTAGATTATTTTAAAAAGCGTTCCGAAGATATTTTGACCAACTTGCCCATCCCTGTATACGGAGGCGTAGGTAACTCTATTGTACAAAATGCTGCTACTATAGAAAACGAAGGTTTTGAATTTTCCGGTACTTACAACCACGTGCCTTCTGGTAATGGTATGCAATTCAGTGTAACGGGTAATTTTACAATTCTAAACAATGAAGTTATCAAGCTTGGTGAAGGTGTAAGCCCTATTTCTGGAGGAGGATTTACTCAGCAGTCTCTAGTAGCTACACGTACCGAAGCAGGTTACCCTCTGGGAAGTTTTTATGGGCATGTTGTAGAAGGCATTTACCAGACCGAAGAAGAAATTAATGCAGATGGTAGAACCAATGCACGCCTGGGAGACTTTAATTTTGTAGACCTGGATGAAGATGGTGATATTGATAATGATGATAGAACATTTTTAGGCGATCCTATTCCAGACTTTGAGTATGGAGTAATATTTAACGCTACCTATCGCGATTTTAACTT
This window of the Porifericola rhodea genome carries:
- a CDS encoding AraC family transcriptional regulator translates to MKAELISRTIHQNNSFSLEHHVYPSFLKKWHYHPELELVIVKESTGTRFVGDSIEKFSPGEIVLLGRNLPHLWLNDKNYFEEDSDLQAQAYVIHFSENFAGSLFNIPELSNIKNLFERSRRGIKFEGMTNRIIAQKVERMFEMEGFDKVMQLLKVLNVLSTHHQSKPLSSAGFVDSFKSKQNSKLIVVYEYIMNNFKQEVSLDMVAELANMNPSAFSRYFKSINKKTFTQFLNEVRIGYACKLLQEHRYNIAEVCFESGYNNISNFNRQFKALKNMSPSAYVKMYAQLEYN
- the murI gene encoding glutamate racemase, whose translation is MHNQAQGPIGIFDSGYGGLTIFREIVKQLPQYDYIYLGDNARVPYGIRSYETVYRYTLECVRHLFDMGCRLVILACNTASAKALRTIQQRDLPKLDPYRRVLGVIRPTTEIIGNLSQSGHVGILATAGTVKSESYVIEINKFFPQVKVFQEACPMWVPLVENNEHESDGANYFIQKHLNQLLTQSAEIDTIALACTHYPLLSSKISHFLPSHIKLLTQGEIVTQSLIQYLGHHPDLEERCSKKGEVAFYTTESTEDFDTKATIFLGHSVNSRHLEL
- a CDS encoding SusC/RagA family TonB-linked outer membrane protein codes for the protein MYLLSLFISKQGRRSCRFLFIIFWLIATSSFAQQLTVSGHVTDSENEPLPGVTVLEKGTTNGTVTDIEGNYRLTLSSEGNKVLVFSSIGYLSQEMEVGNKKTIDVSLEVDTKQLEEVVVVGYGTQKRANVTGAIGSISTKNINNVTTGNSAGLIQGKVAGVRVENGGGAPGAGVNIVIRGSGTLGNDQPLYVIDGNITNSMSFLNPNDIESVEVLKDAAAAAIYGNRAANGVIIITTKRGTAGETQINFSSKLGIQGPTNTFDFLNAQQYADFRNLANDNDGQPRALANDAEFDPTIDTDWQDLSINPAPVTDLNLSISGGNQNTTYFISSQYFDQEGIVVDSDFKRYNFRANSAFTKGRFKIEESLSIAREVNNPNTYFGRERGELPTIPVYDENNDGGFAGIEPAYHGVARGINWYGLAKLNDNRYTTDGILGNVSAEYEFLDGLSYKLNVGIDYTVVHNYNFTPTFFFSTSQEAFNDVADLNESVARSLGTLIENTVNYNKAFEKHEVDLLAGFTQQVGETRLVGAQVTDFATNDLRVVDAANEEINSYGNLQRNALQSLLGRVNYNYDGKYLFSATVRRDGSSRFTEENRYGTFPSISLGWRISDEAFFPEGLLSDLKLRGSYGELGSQNIGNYVTITGLNIYTDYFFDGGRQSGTALTNFANPNVVWETTKTTDIGADLGLMDDKIILTLDYFKKRSEDILTNLPIPVYGGVGNSIVQNAATIENEGFEFSGTYNHVPSGNGMQFSVTGNFTILNNEVIKLGEGVSPISGGGFTQQSLVATRTEAGYPLGSFYGHVVEGIYQTEEEINADGRTNARLGDFNFVDLDEDGDIDNDDRTFLGDPIPDFEYGVIFNATYRDFNLSMFLQGVEGVDLWNAKKFQYIFDDGGNKITDVLRAWTPENPNTNIPRATVIDPANNKRSSSFYVEDGSYLRLKSIQLSYNIPSLLTDKIGLGSARVSISGQNLLTLTQYSGYDPEVGRNSGTKATGLFGAGVDVEAYPQARSVFLGLDISF